A single region of the Oscillospiraceae bacterium genome encodes:
- the fba gene encoding class II fructose-1,6-bisphosphate aldolase — MLVSASEMLKKAKAGKYAVGQFNINNLEWTKAVLLTAQECNSPVILGVSEGAGKYMTGYKTVVGMVKGMMEELNITVPVAIHLDHGSFEGAKKTIEAGFTSVMFDGSHYPIDENIEKTKEIINTAHALGISVEAEVGAIGGEEDGVVGNGEVADPQECKRIADLGVDMLAAGIGNIHGKYPENWTGLNFDVLAEIQKLTGEMPLVLHGGTGIPEDMIKKAISLGVSKINVNTECQLSFAAATRKYIEEGKDLQGKGFDPRKLLFPGYEAIKATVKEKMELFGSVNKA; from the coding sequence ATGTTAGTATCTGCAAGTGAAATGTTAAAAAAAGCTAAGGCGGGCAAATATGCCGTAGGTCAGTTTAACATCAACAACTTAGAATGGACAAAGGCTGTTCTTTTAACTGCTCAGGAATGTAATTCCCCTGTTATTCTCGGCGTTTCTGAAGGCGCAGGAAAGTATATGACAGGCTACAAGACAGTTGTAGGAATGGTTAAGGGTATGATGGAGGAACTTAATATAACAGTTCCTGTTGCTATTCACCTTGACCATGGCAGCTTTGAGGGCGCTAAGAAAACTATCGAGGCAGGCTTTACCTCTGTTATGTTTGACGGCTCTCACTATCCGATAGATGAAAATATAGAAAAAACAAAAGAAATTATTAACACTGCTCACGCTCTCGGTATTTCTGTTGAGGCTGAGGTTGGCGCAATCGGCGGCGAAGAGGACGGCGTTGTAGGTAACGGCGAGGTTGCAGACCCTCAGGAATGTAAGAGAATTGCAGACTTAGGCGTAGATATGCTTGCTGCAGGCATCGGAAATATTCACGGAAAATATCCTGAAAACTGGACAGGCCTTAACTTTGATGTTCTTGCTGAAATCCAGAAGCTTACAGGTGAAATGCCCTTAGTTCTTCACGGCGGTACAGGTATCCCTGAGGATATGATTAAAAAGGCTATTTCTCTCGGCGTTTCTAAAATCAATGTTAATACAGAGTGTCAGCTCTCCTTTGCTGCTGCTACAAGAAAATACATTGAAGAGGGCAAGGATTTACAGGGCAAGGGCTTTGATCCCAGAAAGCTTTTATTTCCGGGCTATGAAGCAATTAAAGCTACTGTTAAAGAAAAAATGGAGCTTTTCGGCTCTGTAAACAAAGCGTAA
- a CDS encoding HAD family hydrolase: MLQSLFKWGVCELKYSTAIFDLDGTIADSKKGIIKAFELGLEHFGIKENDREKLNLVVGPPLIYSYKTYYNMSDNDAQKAVEIFRSYYRTEGILLTEIYDGMAKTLDTLYKNKIRLAVATAKPEPFALSILERFDLKKYFELIVAASFDCSFNEKDQILEYTLDKLNSKENTIMIGDRDTDMKAAKKCGIDSAYAMYGCGSEEEAKECAPTYLFNSPEELIGIIL; the protein is encoded by the coding sequence ATGTTACAGTCCCTTTTTAAATGGGGTGTATGTGAATTGAAATATTCTACTGCGATTTTTGACCTTGACGGCACTATTGCCGACAGTAAAAAGGGTATAATCAAGGCTTTTGAGTTAGGTCTTGAGCATTTCGGCATCAAAGAAAACGATAGAGAAAAGCTCAATTTAGTGGTAGGACCGCCTTTGATATACTCATATAAAACCTATTATAATATGTCTGATAATGACGCCCAAAAGGCAGTTGAAATTTTCAGAAGCTATTACCGTACAGAAGGCATTTTACTAACGGAAATTTATGACGGTATGGCAAAAACGCTTGATACCTTATATAAAAATAAAATAAGGCTTGCCGTTGCCACTGCAAAGCCTGAGCCTTTTGCGCTGTCCATTCTCGAAAGATTTGATTTGAAAAAATATTTTGAGCTTATCGTTGCCGCAAGCTTTGATTGCAGCTTTAACGAAAAGGACCAAATTTTAGAGTACACCTTGGATAAGCTTAATTCTAAAGAAAATACAATTATGATAGGCGACCGTGATACCGATATGAAGGCGGCAAAAAAATGTGGCATAGACAGTGCCTACGCTATGTACGGCTGCGGAAGCGAGGAAGAAGCAAAGGAATGCGCTCCAACTTATCTGTTCAATTCCCCCGAAGAATTGATTGGTATTATATTATAA
- a CDS encoding helix-turn-helix transcriptional regulator, translated as MIIYDKLWETMKEKGFSTYRLREQCGIDSKTIRRLRANENIETKTLDKLCQVLDCSLDQIATYIKN; from the coding sequence ATGATTATCTACGATAAATTATGGGAAACTATGAAAGAAAAAGGCTTTTCAACTTACCGTCTGCGTGAGCAGTGCGGAATTGACTCTAAAACAATCCGCCGATTGCGAGCAAACGAAAATATTGAAACCAAAACTTTAGATAAACTTTGTCAGGTCTTAGATTGCTCTCTCGACCAAATCGCAACCTATATAAAGAATTAA
- a CDS encoding helix-turn-helix transcriptional regulator, with amino-acid sequence MNIKEAVEKRIIELCNERDIAVNALANLSGVSPSTVYSMLNEKSKNPGVVSIKKICDGLDISIREFFDSNLFDNLEQEIK; translated from the coding sequence ATGAACATAAAAGAGGCTGTTGAGAAAAGAATTATTGAGCTTTGTAATGAAAGGGATATAGCTGTAAATGCTTTGGCGAATTTATCGGGTGTTTCTCCTTCAACTGTGTATAGTATGCTCAATGAAAAAAGCAAAAATCCCGGTGTTGTATCAATTAAAAAGATTTGCGACGGGCTTGATATAAGCATCAGAGAATTTTTTGACAGCAATTTGTTTGACAACTTAGAGCAAGAAATAAAATAA
- the recO gene encoding DNA repair protein RecO, whose product MYIKVKGIIIREAPYRENDKILTVLTDEMGKITVKGRGVKKLKNPLSSLCNMFVFSQMNLYKKADRFTLESAERIEQFYELREDLSILSLAYYFAKTLSTLAQENVPSGDILSLFLNTLYILCRIDKDKLSDEEYKKSTLLLIKSAFELRFACLLGYTPLLESCQCSPVGNLRFDIQNGELYCDKCALSPVSKITPSVLSAMKYICSCDIKRLFSFSLPFKEIEALNKLTQEYLSTQAEIDKKSLEFFYTTLN is encoded by the coding sequence ATGTATATCAAGGTAAAAGGAATAATAATAAGAGAAGCCCCTTACCGTGAGAATGATAAAATTCTCACGGTGCTTACCGACGAAATGGGGAAAATAACGGTTAAGGGCAGAGGCGTAAAAAAGCTTAAAAATCCTCTTTCAAGCCTTTGCAATATGTTTGTTTTTTCTCAGATGAATTTATATAAAAAGGCTGACAGATTTACCCTTGAAAGCGCAGAAAGAATAGAGCAGTTTTATGAACTCCGTGAGGACTTAAGCATTTTAAGTCTTGCCTATTATTTTGCTAAAACCCTTTCAACGCTTGCGCAGGAAAACGTGCCGTCGGGAGATATTCTTTCCCTTTTTTTAAATACTTTATACATATTATGCCGTATTGATAAAGATAAACTTTCAGATGAAGAATATAAAAAAAGCACGCTCCTTCTTATAAAGAGCGCCTTTGAGCTTCGCTTCGCCTGTCTTTTGGGATATACTCCACTTCTTGAAAGCTGTCAATGCTCCCCTGTGGGCAATTTGCGCTTTGACATTCAAAACGGTGAGCTTTACTGCGACAAATGCGCCTTAAGCCCTGTTTCCAAAATTACCCCGTCTGTTTTATCGGCTATGAAATATATCTGCTCCTGCGATATAAAAAGGCTCTTTTCTTTTTCTCTTCCTTTTAAAGAAATTGAAGCTTTAAATAAGCTTACGCAGGAATATCTTTCCACCCAAGCCGAAATCGACAAAAAATCCCTCGAATTTTTTTATACAACACTTAATTAA
- a CDS encoding HAD family hydrolase, giving the protein MQNIEKLREKKGFICDMDGVIYHGNNILPGAKEFVNWLEQNNKSYVFLTNSSERSPLELCQKLARMGLNVGQEHFYTSALATANFLKSQCPGGSAYVIGEPGLVNALYQAGFTMNNVNPDYVVVGETRAMNYEMIEHASLLVQRGAKLVGTNPDTTGPSEKGIVPATGSLISPIEISTGKKAYYVGKPNPLMMRIGLRMLGCKREDTAIIGDRMDTDIISGIESEFDTVLVLSGVTQRQDISQYPFVPTYVLNGVGDICDCK; this is encoded by the coding sequence ATGCAAAACATAGAGAAACTCAGAGAGAAAAAAGGCTTTATTTGTGATATGGACGGTGTTATCTATCACGGAAACAACATTTTGCCCGGAGCAAAGGAATTTGTTAATTGGCTTGAACAAAACAACAAAAGCTATGTATTTTTAACAAACTCCAGTGAGCGTTCACCCTTAGAGCTTTGTCAGAAGCTTGCAAGAATGGGACTTAATGTAGGTCAGGAGCATTTTTATACAAGCGCTCTTGCAACAGCTAACTTTTTAAAGAGCCAATGTCCCGGCGGAAGCGCATATGTTATAGGTGAGCCCGGACTTGTAAATGCTCTTTATCAGGCAGGCTTTACTATGAACAACGTAAACCCCGACTATGTTGTTGTGGGTGAAACAAGAGCTATGAACTATGAAATGATAGAGCACGCTTCCTTGCTTGTTCAAAGAGGCGCAAAATTAGTTGGAACAAACCCCGATACCACAGGCCCCAGCGAAAAGGGAATTGTGCCTGCAACAGGCTCTCTTATATCCCCCATTGAAATTTCTACAGGCAAAAAGGCTTACTATGTAGGAAAGCCCAATCCCCTTATGATGAGAATAGGACTTCGTATGCTTGGCTGTAAGAGAGAGGATACCGCAATAATAGGTGACAGAATGGACACCGATATTATTTCAGGAATTGAATCAGAATTTGATACAGTTCTTGTTCTTTCGGGTGTTACTCAAAGACAGGATATAAGCCAATATCCCTTTGTGCCCACCTATGTTCTCAACGGCGTAGGAGATATTTGCGATTGTAAATAA